In one window of Deltaproteobacteria bacterium DNA:
- a CDS encoding AgmX/PglI C-terminal domain-containing protein, whose product MTHKRRIWAVLVLAVLLLIARSAYAQPESSADKTLSPYFFVKSDDPEIDQLPVKSTSAKVDVSGVIANVLVTQVYKNEGKKPLEAIYVFPTSTRAAVHGMKMTIGDRIITAKIRKREEARQEYEEAKQASKSASLLEQQRPNVFQMNVANILPGDIIKVELKYTELLAPTDAVYEFVYPTVVGPRYSNQPTAETSTSEKWVENPYLHQGEPPTYTFDITATVAVGLPIQDMTCPSHKVNISYDGAAFASIKLDESEKYGGNRDFILKYRLSGGKIETGLLLFEGKKENFFLLMLQPQKRVTELEIPSREYIFIVDVSGSMHGFPLDISKKLLKDLIGNLRPRDMFNVLLFAGGSSAMSDKSLPATQANIARAVNMIERQRGGGGTELLPALQRALSLPRTEGYSRSVVIATDGYVSVEERAFDLIRDNLGNANIFAFGIGSSVNRHIIEGMARVGMGEPFVITRPEEAPAKAEKFRKLIQSPVLTGIKIDFGGFEVYDVEPPGIPDVLAERPVTVFGKWRGTPKGKISLQGITGDGPFRKQVDVAKTKPLDTDSACRYLWARHRIAILSDYNRLRPQDERVEEVTNLGLTYNLLTAYTSFVAIDTQMRLKDGQAVTVKQPVPLPLGVSDYAVGNRLFAQKACPSPALHLSIAGGKHGIEKESLEYKKDQVATEPSDTTVALGEIHIELGKIDVTEGLSKKSVKGVLEQHIRSINLCCKYLSRKKSRVEGEAVFRLVIGSKGRVTRVHTDTSKKKNEQFEQCIIQKLKKLRFRAPEGGKSAVVTITFLLK is encoded by the coding sequence ATGACACACAAAAGAAGAATATGGGCGGTACTGGTTCTTGCAGTCCTTTTGCTGATAGCAAGGTCGGCCTACGCACAACCGGAAAGCAGTGCTGACAAGACGCTTTCACCCTATTTTTTTGTGAAGAGCGATGACCCCGAAATAGACCAACTCCCCGTGAAATCTACTTCGGCGAAAGTAGATGTCTCCGGTGTCATTGCTAATGTCCTTGTAACACAGGTCTATAAGAACGAAGGCAAAAAACCCTTGGAGGCCATCTATGTTTTTCCTACCTCCACAAGGGCTGCTGTCCATGGGATGAAAATGACAATTGGAGATCGAATCATCACAGCAAAGATCCGCAAACGTGAAGAGGCCCGGCAAGAATACGAGGAGGCAAAACAGGCTAGCAAGAGCGCATCGCTTCTGGAGCAGCAGCGGCCCAATGTATTCCAGATGAACGTGGCAAATATTCTGCCAGGAGATATCATCAAAGTAGAGCTAAAGTATACCGAGTTGCTGGCGCCAACCGATGCTGTTTACGAGTTTGTCTATCCCACTGTTGTGGGACCTCGCTACTCCAACCAGCCGACTGCAGAGACCAGTACGTCGGAGAAGTGGGTAGAAAACCCTTACCTCCACCAGGGGGAACCCCCAACCTATACATTTGACATCACGGCGACCGTGGCAGTAGGCCTGCCGATCCAGGATATGACCTGTCCGTCACATAAGGTGAATATCAGCTATGACGGGGCTGCTTTTGCTTCAATAAAGCTGGATGAATCCGAAAAATACGGCGGTAATCGCGATTTTATCTTGAAATACCGCCTTTCCGGCGGCAAGATCGAAACAGGGTTGCTTCTATTCGAAGGAAAGAAAGAAAACTTTTTCCTGCTCATGCTCCAACCCCAGAAACGGGTAACCGAGCTTGAGATCCCGTCTCGTGAGTACATATTTATCGTGGATGTGTCCGGGTCCATGCATGGCTTCCCTTTGGATATATCGAAGAAGCTCCTTAAAGACCTGATCGGAAACCTTCGTCCAAGGGACATGTTTAACGTGTTGCTGTTTGCCGGAGGTTCGTCCGCGATGTCAGATAAGTCTTTGCCTGCCACCCAGGCAAACATCGCCCGTGCAGTAAACATGATCGAGCGCCAGCGCGGGGGAGGGGGCACTGAACTTTTGCCGGCGCTTCAACGGGCTCTCTCTCTGCCTAGAACCGAAGGATATTCGCGCAGTGTTGTCATTGCTACCGACGGCTATGTCTCAGTTGAAGAAAGGGCCTTTGACCTCATTCGAGACAATCTGGGCAATGCCAATATTTTCGCCTTTGGGATCGGCTCAAGCGTGAACCGCCATATCATCGAAGGGATGGCAAGGGTTGGAATGGGCGAGCCATTTGTCATAACCAGGCCCGAAGAGGCGCCGGCAAAGGCGGAGAAATTTAGAAAACTCATCCAGTCCCCTGTATTAACAGGCATAAAGATCGACTTCGGCGGGTTCGAGGTCTATGACGTGGAACCACCCGGCATTCCTGACGTATTGGCTGAGCGTCCTGTCACAGTTTTCGGCAAATGGCGTGGCACTCCCAAGGGTAAGATCAGTCTGCAAGGGATTACCGGAGACGGCCCCTTCAGGAAACAAGTGGATGTTGCTAAGACAAAGCCTCTGGACACCGACTCTGCTTGCCGGTACCTGTGGGCACGGCACCGGATCGCTATCCTCTCGGACTATAACAGGTTGCGTCCACAAGATGAGCGGGTCGAGGAAGTAACCAATCTTGGCCTTACGTACAATCTGTTGACCGCCTATACGTCGTTTGTTGCCATTGACACCCAGATGCGCCTAAAGGATGGTCAAGCGGTCACTGTCAAACAACCCGTTCCGTTGCCTCTGGGCGTTTCGGATTATGCTGTGGGAAATAGACTCTTTGCACAAAAGGCGTGTCCGTCTCCTGCTCTCCACCTTTCTATAGCTGGCGGAAAACACGGGATTGAGAAAGAAAGCCTTGAATACAAAAAGGACCAAGTCGCCACAGAGCCCTCAGATACCACGGTTGCTTTGGGTGAAATCCACATTGAGTTGGGAAAAATTGATGTTACAGAGGGCTTGTCAAAGAAGTCTGTTAAAGGAGTTCTTGAACAACATATCCGCTCCATCAACCTTTGTTGCAAATATTTATCAAGGAAGAAATCTAGAGTTGAAGGCGAGGCTGTCTTTAGATTAGTTATCGGTTCAAAGGGTCGAGTCACAAGGGTTCACACTGATACAAGTAAAAAGAAAAACGAGCAATTCGAACAGTGCATTATTCAAAAGCTCAAGAAGCTGCGTTTCCGGGCGCCAGAAGGGGGAAAAAGCGCAGTGGTTACGATTACGTTCTTGCTGAAGTGA
- a CDS encoding fibronectin type III domain-containing protein produces the protein MKSPFPSLLPHGLIFLVPLVLILFLSVPNTYSAQVTLAWEPNTEPDLAGYRLFCREQGQSYNYDVPVWQGTAITCTIPDLDDDTKYCFVVRAFDSSQNESGDSNEACWEHSASPPVLENLSITGPDSVNESGTANYKAWAWFSGEDKPQEATNSSDWSVSPDTHASVSYGQITTSAVSSDQTVTITATYTFQDVTKTAQKVVTIVDVSPSLVSLSISGPNSVNENSMAGYTATATFSDGSSQPATNSAIWSENSSYASISGGGVLTTSTVLTNQTVTITASYIFDSVTRTAQKVVTIVDIGGGDDSDSDGIPDWWEITHFGDLSHSGTAHTDNDRLTDLEEFQNDTNPNNPDTDGDGFWDGVEIDSGFDPTDPESKPLLPPLEIGEVSVDHNWKRVEFSETFQDPVVVAKSLSCNEGDPAVVRIRNADATGFEIRVQEWDYLGGIHAEETVGYIVMERGTHTLPDGTMVEAERFETDRTDSFGGVAFSRTFQVAPVVITAVSSYNEADAVTTRARNISINGFESRMREQELNSQTHVTESISYIAWEPSSGTMDDLTFEVKKTDDVMTHELQTIVCNETSMNIPVFLADMQTTDGGDTANLRWQNKDFYAVDVKVVEEQSSDSETSHTTEVVGYMLFSRIRLGPAEVIIDNGNAGTSSTGGWYVSSGIIPYGDNSLYSTYWGAKYTFE, from the coding sequence ATGAAATCTCCTTTCCCGTCTTTATTACCCCATGGTCTTATTTTTCTTGTTCCTTTAGTCCTTATTCTTTTTTTGTCTGTTCCAAACACGTATTCCGCTCAGGTAACGCTGGCCTGGGAGCCAAACACTGAGCCAGATCTTGCAGGTTACAGGCTTTTTTGCCGTGAGCAGGGTCAGAGTTACAATTACGACGTTCCTGTCTGGCAAGGGACTGCAATAACCTGCACCATTCCTGACTTAGATGATGATACGAAATATTGTTTCGTGGTGAGGGCCTTTGATTCCTCACAAAATGAAAGCGGCGACTCGAATGAAGCGTGTTGGGAGCACTCCGCCTCACCGCCAGTGCTTGAGAACTTGTCTATCACCGGCCCGGATTCGGTCAACGAGAGCGGCACGGCGAACTACAAAGCCTGGGCCTGGTTCAGTGGTGAGGATAAGCCCCAAGAGGCCACAAACAGCAGTGACTGGAGTGTATCGCCCGACACCCACGCAAGCGTCAGTTACGGGCAGATAACGACCTCGGCCGTGTCGAGCGATCAGACAGTCACGATCACTGCCACCTATACCTTTCAGGATGTTACAAAGACGGCGCAGAAAGTGGTGACCATCGTGGATGTGTCACCCTCGCTTGTGAGCCTGAGTATCAGCGGGCCGAACTCCGTAAACGAGAACAGCATGGCTGGCTACACTGCCACTGCCACATTCAGTGATGGGAGCAGTCAACCGGCTACAAACAGCGCTATCTGGAGTGAAAATTCTTCTTATGCCAGTATCAGCGGTGGTGGAGTGTTAACGACGTCAACAGTGCTGACTAATCAGACAGTCACTATTACAGCCAGCTACATTTTTGATAGTGTGACAAGGACGGCACAGAAGGTGGTGACGATCGTAGACATTGGTGGGGGTGATGACAGCGATAGTGATGGAATTCCTGATTGGTGGGAGATCACCCACTTTGGTGACCTTTCTCATAGTGGTACTGCCCACACCGATAATGATCGTCTAACCGATCTGGAAGAATTCCAAAACGACACGAATCCTAACAACCCGGACACAGACGGCGACGGCTTTTGGGACGGTGTAGAGATAGATTCCGGCTTTGATCCTACCGATCCTGAATCAAAGCCCCTGCTTCCTCCCCTGGAAATTGGCGAGGTGAGTGTGGATCACAATTGGAAGCGGGTAGAGTTTAGCGAGACTTTTCAGGACCCTGTTGTGGTAGCCAAGTCGTTGTCCTGCAATGAAGGCGACCCTGCTGTTGTAAGGATCCGTAATGCGGATGCGACCGGTTTCGAGATCCGTGTGCAAGAGTGGGATTATCTGGGTGGAATCCACGCCGAGGAGACCGTAGGTTACATTGTCATGGAACGTGGCACTCACACCTTGCCGGACGGAACCATGGTGGAAGCAGAACGGTTTGAGACAGACAGGACAGATTCCTTTGGCGGGGTGGCCTTCAGCCGAACCTTTCAGGTGGCGCCAGTAGTGATAACTGCTGTCTCCAGCTATAATGAAGCAGATGCGGTAACCACCAGGGCTCGAAACATCAGCATCAATGGCTTTGAGTCTCGCATGCGGGAGCAGGAGCTCAATTCTCAAACCCATGTCACCGAGAGCATCTCCTACATCGCCTGGGAACCCTCATCGGGAACGATGGATGACCTGACCTTTGAGGTCAAGAAAACCGATGACGTGATGACACATGAGTTGCAAACCATCGTTTGCAATGAGACCTCTATGAACATCCCGGTGTTTCTTGCCGACATGCAGACGACCGACGGCGGAGATACGGCCAATCTGCGCTGGCAAAACAAGGACTTCTATGCGGTTGACGTGAAGGTCGTTGAAGAACAATCCAGTGACAGTGAAACAAGCCACACCACCGAGGTGGTGGGGTATATGCTGTTTTCTCGTATACGTTTAGGGCCTGCAGAGGTCATCATTGATAATGGTAATGCCGGTACGTCATCGACTGGGGGTTGGTATGTGTCAAGTGGTATCATTCCCTATGGTGATAACTCCCTTTACAGCACGTACTGGGGTGCCAAGTATACGTTTGAGG